A genome region from Manis pentadactyla isolate mManPen7 chromosome 5, mManPen7.hap1, whole genome shotgun sequence includes the following:
- the LOC118922992 gene encoding LOW QUALITY PROTEIN: transmembrane protein 243-like (The sequence of the model RefSeq protein was modified relative to this genomic sequence to represent the inferred CDS: substituted 1 base at 1 genomic stop codon) produces MSALSPKIEDFSTRTYGTGGLDNRPLFGETSAKDXIINLVVGSLTCLLILVTLISAFVFPQLPPKPLNIFFAVCISLSSITACILIYWYRQGDLEPKFRNLIYYILFSIIMLCICANLYFHDVGK; encoded by the exons ATGAGTGCTTT AAGCCCCAAGATAGAGGACTTTTCTACCAGGACCTACGGCACCGGGGGCCTGGACAACAGACCTCTGTTCGGGGAGACGTCGGCCAAGGATTGAATCATCAATTTAGTTGTTGGCAGCTTAACATGCTTACTGATTCTAGTAACGCTGATCAGTGCTTTTGTTTTCCCTCAACTACCTCCAAAACCACTGAATATATTTTTTGCTGTCTGCATTTCTTTGAGTAGTATTACTGCCTGCATACTTATCTACTGGTATCGACAAGGAGACTTAGAACCGAAATTTAGAAATCTAATTTACTATATCTTATTTTCTATCATCATGTTATGTATATGTGCGAACCTGTACTTCCATGATGTGGGAAAGTGA